TCATGGGTCCGCCCCTCTTTTAGGTGCTTTCCTTTCTCAAACGGCGCGCCGAACGCCTGATCCCATGAGCGAACACGCTCTTGCACCACGTCATCAACTGACGTGATAAACGCCTCTCGCGCCCAGTCCGGAACCGGGCGATTCCACGCGAGCGCATCGCGCACCGCATACAGTAGCGCCTTGCCGTCACCGTTCTGCCACTGCTCGCGCAAGGCGGTTTCCATGAGCGCGTGAAGGTCCGGCGTGTCAGTCTTTTCTGTCATCGCCGCGCCTCCAGCTCGATCACATTGGCCGGGGCCTCGCCGCTCACGATGGCGCCCACCCGGCGCTCCCAAGCCTCCAGCGCCTCGCGCTTTTCTGTCGCATAATCAAAGCGATTATAGACGCGCGCAATTCCCTTAATGATCCCCGTCCGGTGATTCAGGACGGCCTCGATAAAGTGAGGCGGGATGCGAATTTCAGCCATCCCGGAAGCGGCGGTGCGGCGCAAATCGTGAATGCGGAAGGGCGCAATCTCCACCGGCGAGCCGCGTTCCTTTGCCGCCGCCTCTGCCATGAGCCGGTCAAGCCGGGCCTTGGCCTTCGAGCGGCCCGATATAGGCGTGTCGCCGGTCGTGGTGAAAACGAGGGCGCGATCCCCGATCACGGGTGCGGCCTCGATTATCGCCGCCACGGCTGGCGCCAGAGGGATTGCGTGCGCCTCGCCATTCTTGGCGCGCTCTGGCGGTATCACCCATGTGTCGCCATCAATCTCGCGCCGGGTCATGCCGGTCACCTCGCCCACGCGCTGGCCGGTTAAGAGGCACACGCGCAGCGCATCGCCAAACGGGTATCCCATCGCCCCGGTTGCCTGCCAGAACCACCGGACTTCATCGGCGGACAGGACGCGATCACGGCTCTTGCTTTCAAAGGGCTTTTCCATTCCAGCCATCGGGGAGGCGGCGATCCAGTCGCGTTGAATAGCCCAGTTCAAAAGAGCGCGCAGGGCCTCAAACGTCCGGTTCGCCATCGCCGGGCGGTCAGCGAGAATGTCCAGCACGTCCAGCACGTCCCGCTTTGTCAGCTTGGCCACCGGGCGCGATCCGATCACCGGCAACACATACACGTCGAATATCCGCTTCACCTCTCCGATTGAGCGGATGGCCTTTTGGCGAGGTCGGAGCTTCAGATACTCCGCCACAAGGGCGCTCACCGTGTCCCCGCGTTTGTGTCCGGCTGCGCCGGTCTCGCGCCTGCGCTGCGCTTTCTCTTGTGCCGGGTCTGCGCCGCGCTCGATCCGCTCCAGCGCCTTCACGGTCATCTCGCGGGCCTCTGCCAAGCCCAGATCAGGAAACCGGCCAAGGGTCAGCTTCCGGCTGCGATCATTCTGGCGGTATCGTACTGCCCAGCTTTTCCGCCCGCTCGGCTGAACGATCAAATAAAGCGCGCTCTGTCCTGGGTCTGGTATCTCCAGCCGCTTTGACGGGTCTGGAGCCAAGTTTCGCACAGTCAGGTCTGTGAAACGCTTCACGCGGAGCACCTTTCGATTCACGAGGCTCTGTTACCCGGAGGCTCTAGGGGTAAATCGGCGGGGTAATAGGCGTCGTTTTGCTTCGATATATCGGAAGCTATCACAAGCCCGAAATATGTGTCTAGACAGGCGTTTGCGAGCGCTCTGGCGTTCGGGTCTGATAGGCACTGAAAGGGGGGATAAAATAGTTTACACCGAGAGGGTCGGCGGTTCGAGCCCGTCACCGCCCACCAATAAAATCCATTCAGCCTGATCGTCAAAACACGACGCAGGGCCTTTTGTGCGCTGGCATCCGCTGCCGCTCAGAACACCGCCGGGGCGATCACCAGCGCTACGACACTGAGCACGGCCACGGCGATGATGTTCAGCACCAGGCCCACCCGGGCCATGGTCGGGATCGCCACGAGCCCGGAGCTGAACACGACCGCGTTGGGCGGCGTGGCCACCGGCAGCATGAAGGCGCAGCTCGCCGCCAGGGTGACGGGGATGACATAGATGAGCGGGTCCTGTCCGGTCTCCACCCCGATGGCCGCGATCACTGGCAGGAAGGTGGCGGTGGTGGCCAGATTGCTGGTCAGCTCGGTCAGGAAGATCACCAGCGCCGTGGCCGCGACCACCAGCAGCACGGCATTGACGGTCCCGATTCCCGATAGCTGCTGGCCCAGCCACAAGGCGAGGCCCGAGCCGCTCACCGCCGCGGCCAGGGCGAGGCCGCCGCCGAACAGGATCAGCACGCCCCAAGGCAGGCGGGACATGGTGTCCCAGGTCATCAGCGCCTCGCCCTTCTTGCCTGACGGGATGAGGAAGGCCGCCATTGCGGCAATCATCGCCACGCCGGTGTCGCTGAGTTCGCCCACGAAGGGCAGACCTTCCAGCCAGCCGCGCCCGAGCCAGCCGGCGACCAGAAAAAGGAACAGGCCGGCGGTTCGCACCTCGGCCTTGCTCATGGCGCCCAGGCTCGTGCGCATGGACTTGATGTAGCGCAGCGTCTCGGACGAAGCCTTGAAGTCGATCGGGAACATGATCCGGGTCATCAGCAGCCAGGCCAGCGGCAGCAGCACCAGCGTGACCGGCAGGCCCACCAGCATCCAGCGCGCAAAATCGATCTCCACGCCATAGTTGTCGACCATGAAGCCGGCCATGAAGGCGTT
The window above is part of the Hyphomonadaceae bacterium ML37 genome. Proteins encoded here:
- a CDS encoding DASS family sodium-coupled anion symporter; protein product: MTASEPASGPALYQRIGLVLGPLAAVLMATTFAPEGLPREATLVAAIGVLMAIWWATEAIPVAITAFLPLVALPILDVAPLSSMAAPYANPIIYLFFGGFVIALAIERCGLHRRIALSVFALSGADARGLVAGFMIAAAFVSMWISNTSTTLMLLPIAVSVVTVIAETMPTLSLRQRNNFGISLLLGLAYGATLGGMATLVGTPPNAFMAGFMVDNYGVEIDFARWMLVGLPVTLVLLPLAWLLMTRIMFPIDFKASSETLRYIKSMRTSLGAMSKAEVRTAGLFLFLVAGWLGRGWLEGLPFVGELSDTGVAMIAAMAAFLIPSGKKGEALMTWDTMSRLPWGVLILFGGGLALAAAVSGSGLALWLGQQLSGIGTVNAVLLVVAATALVIFLTELTSNLATTATFLPVIAAIGVETGQDPLIYVIPVTLAASCAFMLPVATPPNAVVFSSGLVAIPTMARVGLVLNIIAVAVLSVVALVIAPAVF
- a CDS encoding site-specific integrase, coding for MRNLAPDPSKRLEIPDPGQSALYLIVQPSGRKSWAVRYRQNDRSRKLTLGRFPDLGLAEAREMTVKALERIERGADPAQEKAQRRRETGAAGHKRGDTVSALVAEYLKLRPRQKAIRSIGEVKRIFDVYVLPVIGSRPVAKLTKRDVLDVLDILADRPAMANRTFEALRALLNWAIQRDWIAASPMAGMEKPFESKSRDRVLSADEVRWFWQATGAMGYPFGDALRVCLLTGQRVGEVTGMTRREIDGDTWVIPPERAKNGEAHAIPLAPAVAAIIEAAPVIGDRALVFTTTGDTPISGRSKAKARLDRLMAEAAAKERGSPVEIAPFRIHDLRRTAASGMAEIRIPPHFIEAVLNHRTGIIKGIARVYNRFDYATEKREALEAWERRVGAIVSGEAPANVIELEARR